The Chrysemys picta bellii isolate R12L10 chromosome 10, ASM1138683v2, whole genome shotgun sequence genome segment ATGTATGTAAAATGCATAGTTAAGCCTAAATCAAAGAGCTTTTCCGAGTTTCTCTTGAACAATCGGCTGTTCTCAGATGAGTTTTGATCAGAAAAAGTACTACTTTGTTGAGGGAAAAGCAGCGATCAAGTGACCGTAAGGTGCTGACCTGGGTTCGGTTGTCATACTCCCATACTCCAAGCTAACTGGGTTAATGTAGAGGAAAGGGTGTCTCTGTGCTCTGTAGCTTAATTCTGTGTTTCCTGTTAACAGGATCATCTTGTCCTCCACGGAGTGTTACATTGTGCATGAAATCTACAATGGGGAGAATGCTCAGGACCAGTTTGAGTACgagctggagcaggccctggaAGCCCAGTACAAATATATAGTGATAGAACCCACTCGCATCGGTGACGAGACCGCTCGCTGGATCACAGTTGGGAACTGCCTGCACAAGACCGCCGTCCTAGCAGGCACCGCTTGTCTCTTCACCCCTCTGGCACTTCCAGTAGATTATTCCCATTACATCTCCCTGCCTGCTGGCGTGCTGAGCATGGCCTGCTGCACCCTCTACGGTATCTCCTGGCAGTTTGACCCTTGCTGCAAGTACCAAGTGGAGTATGATGCCTATAAACTTTCCCGCCTGCCCCTGCATACGCTCACTTCCTCCACTCCTGTGGTGCTGGTGAGAAAGGATGACCTGCACAGAAAGAGACTGCATAACACGATAGCACTCGCTGCCCTGGTGTACTGTGTAAAGAAGATCTATGAACTCTATGTTGTATGACTTCAGTAGGGAAAAGAGAAACCCACAAAGACAAGTGTATTAAGACTCCCACAgtaacatttttttcctctgagAAGCAGTGGAGACTGGGAAGGCGTTTGGTTTAATAgagttgttatttttaaaataacacatCACTGATGCACCAAGGTTTTTCAGTTCTTCATTACTCTTAAGATGTGGATCTGCAGTGACTCGAGAGCTGTACGCTAGGCTGTGGGAGCCAAATCCAGCAGTGGAACGTTGATGGAAGAAAACTATATAAAGGGGGTGTGAAaggtttttggttgtttttttgggAAACTTTTAAGTATATTGTTTAATTGTATACACAGAACCAGCCCAAAGTTATCATTGCCCATTAAAAGATGAGAATTTCAAATGCTTTTGCGCTTTTTACTACTAAAATGGCTCCTTTTTGGAGTTTGGTTCAAGTGGGGAGGGGACCTAACATTTTGCCATGGTAATTCACACTACTTATATACACAGCAGCAGTGCCCATGTGACCTTGCAATCTGATGAAGGGATGGCTTTGATGAGCAATGGGGTTTGTGACCTTCTGTGCATCACCAGTTGCTTCTTGGTGAAGGGGGCCAGTTGTGACGGTATTTATGATGATCTATCTTGAGCACTGATGCTCTGTTCTTAGACTGCAGTGCTGTTCTGACGCTTTCCCCCTGAGCTCAATGGGAACTGGTCTAAATTTCCTGTTGGTGCCAAGCACTTCTTGCTCAACTGACATACGGATTCTTCTCCAGTGTGGACATATCTCCATTGGGTGTAAGATTAAGTTCTCTTGGTGTGGTAGGTAAGTCTTAAACTGCATGGGAGTTAAGGACTCCAGAGGGGAGCAGCTGACAACTTCACCCTTGTCATATTTTGTTACTGTCGCGCACATTTGTGCAACCACTATGTGAAATTAAAATAGTATTAGCAACATGTGCCCTGATCATTTACTTCCTTTGGCATTGGTGGTAACGTCTAGAGGAACTTGCCGTCAGTGCAAGAGGCCATCTACTGAACTGTGTAATTGCTAAGTAATTATGCCCTATTCTGGAATTTAAAAGAATTCAATCTAGTGCATAAATTCCTGTTTCCTAGCTGGAAACAGTCAAAATCTGCAGGAATGAAAAGCATTTGTAACTGGCCAAGCTttcaaaactgcattttaaagAGTAGACGACAGAGGCGCCTGTCTCCTCCTGCCAGATGGGATGGCAGGTGTGATCTGCTATAGAACGGCAGCTCTGCTTCCCGTGTTTGTCCTGGACATGAGAGCAAAGCCCTGTAACCTGAACCGGGTATGTACAGGTGTACGGCCTGCTTAAATAGCTGTTGCAACTTGACCTCCAAAGCTGAGGCACTGACCTTGGAATGGAGTCACACAAGGTCAGAGACCAAACtaaactcccctttctccataTGGCACAGCAGGCCAGAAAACTCCCTGTCACGTCGAAATTTCAGCAGCATAGTTTGGCTGAGGTCTGGGATTTGTAGTCTTCTGTTTTCATTTAAGCATCTGGTATGGAAGGCAAAGCTTTTGTTTCAGGCATATGTCCTCTCCCTGCACAGATACAGGTAAGGCTATGTTTATGTCATGAAAGTCACATCCCTGACTTCCGGAGACCTCCaggacattctctgcttcagcctcaGGGGCTGCAGAACTCGAGCTTACAGCCAGTGaggccctcctcagggttccagcgacaggGGGACACCTCGGTCGAGTGGCTGGGGGTGTCCCATTtcctctttgggaaatatggtcaccctgcagcttccagtggccgtgGGCAGAGGGAGAACCTcaaagctcccagccaccacggtggtgggggaaaccatggagctgcagcagcaaaagtcacacagGTCACGGCTtctatgaatttttgttttattgcccgtgacctgtctgtgatttttactaaaaataaccatgacacaATCTTAGCCAATGACAGGCTAATGTTTCACAGCCCCCAAACAGCGTTTAAGTAACTCAAATGCTCAGATTTAGAAATGCCTATAAACAATGCCAAATGGAGGCTTTAAAGGGAGTTCTTGTGGAATCAGGACTCAATTCACTTTTCTGACTCTTGGGCCTGGGCTGGCCTCACTCGACAATGGCCATTGTGAAAGCCCTGGCCTTTGTTCTGTTACAAAAGCTGCTAATACAGCTATCTCCAGCCAAGGTTAAAAGTAGCTGAGATGTCAGAGCTATTTTATTTATAGCAACAAGGAGCAGCTGCCTGCACTTTTTTTGTGTGTAGGGGGAGAAGAAACAAATGCTTTGTGCCCAGCCTGGGAGTTGTGCTTTTCCAACTCTTTCATTTCTCAAGTCTTGCCTTAAAGTCATCTGGAACGTACCACTTGGCAGACGGTATCTAGCTGGCTTGGACTCCTGCTGCTGCACAAGGCGCTGGGATATTTCTGCACCTACCTCCTTTAGCAATGCTGTCCAAAGCAGAGGTTTCTGCCTGACGGGGAGAACTGGCAAGACCACTCATTTCCTTTCACTGCCAAGGAGCCTCTGTGCTGGTATCTGTCAGTGTCACTCCTTCCCTTGCCCAGGAGGGGTCACTGTGACTTGGAACTAAACCCTACCGGGCTCTCCTTGTGGGCATCTGGATCAGCTGAGgttaagtgatttttaaaaaatgggtcaaAGGGTggggtattttttttattacaagctGAAATGTGAACAGGCAGCTGGACCTACTTGCTACAGTGAGCAATTGTTCCATTTTTTTACAGTAACTGAGAGCTGTCACTGCATCCAAGGCATGACAGGACATGTGGAAACACACCTCACTTGAGCTCTAACTTTCAGAGGTCACTATCAAGGAAAGCCAGCAACTATCATGAATGTTTGTCCCAGCAAAACAGAttgtgccttaatcacaagaagAATTCAGTGCTTTAAACACAAGAGAAATGTGCAGGTAGAAACAGTGAAGGCAGGATCCAGCTACCAGCTCGGGTGGAAGGGGAGATTCTGGATGGTGTACTAAAAATTTATTCTTCCTGTATGAAGTTCCTCCGAAGCCTCAGTAGTGTTTGGGGTGAAGCTCTTGGTATAGCAGGGGTAGGTGGGGGGAAGATAAAATGCTCTACCATGGTATGTGTAGGGAGAAACAGTCCAGAACTACCTGGAGTGATTTgacagagtgcagcaccattccCTGGCTGCTAGTGAATTCTGTGCCATCTGAAAGCCACAGTGTGAGTTGTGAATGAAGCAGTGGCCTGTTCCTGAGACTGTCAGTTCTGCCTGTAAGGGGATTATCAGCAATAGGAGATAGTGAGGAGTCACTATAGAAGCTGAGGTTTAGGATGGCTGTGTCGgttcaccgcccccccccccccatcccccttcaaTGAACTGAGATGGGATGTAGCTGATTCCACCAAGGGAAGTCGGGGGATAAAAGCAAGTGCAAAGCATGGTCAGTAACCTACACAATGGAATGAGTTGTGCAGGTAGCcatctgcaccagccctgctTACAAGAGCTACCCCCTCGCCTTTGTGTAAAGCTTGTAACCCTTGCAGGTGAGGTTCTCTTGGCCTGCAGGGGTTAGGATCCCTAGAGGGCAGCCTCCTCCCCAAAATGAGTACTCCAGTCCCTACTGCTGCCTGGCCACCATTCCTGCAGGTGGGATGCTCCGCTGCCATGGAGTGCTCGAAGTATCTTCTGAAACTTCATGAGGGAGAGGAAAAACTATTTTGCAATATGAATAATGTGCAAAATCCCCACTGGCTGCTACAATGCTATTTCTGTAAATCCATTCAGTGTACAGTGCAGTTCTAAACCAATTTCATTATCAGGTAACATTCCTAGCTGCTTGAGGTGATGTGCCAGAGTGTACCTAGCCTTGTGGTGATCGCAAGCGGCATCTAGAATGGTAATTTGCCAATTTGTGCTCTGTTGGAACCACTGTTAGGGGCTGAAGATGGTGTAGGTGGAAGAGACTCGTAAGAAGTGCTGTATTCCACTAACAGTGCAAGGATCCAGGTAGGTTAAATGACATACTGGCTGTGTAGCAAGAACTACACAAAACATATCCATTGTAGGAAGGTATGAAAACTCAAGCtagcaaacacagaacaagttcCCCTCGGTAGAAGGGAAGCTCCCCTCCCAAGGAGGAAGTGGTTAAAGACAACAGTGCCTGGTAATGCCTTGGATTTAAGTCTTAACTGGGAGATCCTTCAGCTTCAGTTAGTACAGCAGAAAGCTTCCAGCAGCCCCAACTTCAGCTCTGAGATTTTGCACAAGAAGCTTGTGGTGTCAGCCATCCAAGGAGTTGTAATGTTTATCTTGTTACCAGCTCTACAATGTAACGTTTTGCTAGGGCTTTAGGGGCAAGGGTCACCACAGAGCAGAAGCAAGTCAGTACTTTAAGGTGAAAACCTGAAGCAAGTTTCAGAGGGGAAGGCCCTCCAAGCCCCTCACCCTTGCAAAAGGCTGCCCTTCACAACTGAATAGAAGCTGGAGAGGGCTACTCTACAAGTGAGACTGTGCCCAAGCCAGCAGAGCCTAGGACTAAGGGGTATGGTGCTATAATGTCATCTTAACTCCCCATTGGCAGGGCACCAGCACAGGAATGCCCCCAAATTAGCTTCAGCTGCCTTGCCTGACAGGGGCTGCAGCACAAAACACTTCATTTCAAACCCTGAAGGGACACAGCGTACAACTTTTATTTCCATCATCACTTACAGGCAGGACACACACAAGAGTGGTAAAGTGCGCAGAAATGGAGACTAAGAATAAGCACAGGACATGGGCTAGCAGCTGAGTGCGGGGATTGGGTACGGATGGATTTTACTCGGTTTCTgctatcagggttttttttaaataaggaagcTAAGAATGAGTCAGCTCCCCTTCTGCCTGCCCTATCAAACAAGTGGAAAATGGAGCAACACCACCCTGCTTTAGGGTACAGATTCTAACCTTCCCACTAGTAACCAGTGTTCAGGAGAAGGGATGAGCGTCCTGCCTCCTTCTGTGAGGGAGATGCTCCGTTAGGCCCAGGGAAAATGGGAGACGAGACAGATAGTGCCCTCTCCCTGGAGCCTCAATGCTGAAGTTGTTTAGCAAGATACTGCTTCCACACTGTATTTTGGGGTAATAGGTCCCAATTAACACATAATGGCTTTAAAACCGGTAAAAGCATATGGGTCTGTCTCCATTAGCTGCACCTACAGgttcacttcccccccccccttgtcatCACAAGGCTTGGTGCCTGGCACTAAAGGGGTCACAGCTTATTCCTTGCTCTAGGCACACAGCAGAACAATGCTGGGTGTCTGAGTGTTTTACAGTCAAAGGTTCACATTggtgctgccgccgccgccacctTTCGGGGGTTCCGTGCTTACATGACAGCAACATTCACTGGAGCCGAACGCTGCTGTGGAGGGCTGGTCGTTCTAGAGCTACTTTAGAAAAAGGCTAATACAAAAACTGATCTGAAGGCTAGGTGGCTTAATGGGTCACTTGTGCTCCATCCAGTGCAGATATCCACGGTGTCATTCCTAACCTGGAGCTGGGCACTTTAAACTGTTTAAAAAGCAGCACTGAACAGGTAATTTTGGCTTAAATCAAGTGATGCGGTGTACTAGGGACACAGTAGACCATTCCAACCCAAGGGATAACTTCTGGATCAGACTGGGGGCAGACTCTGCTCTGGAGAGCTCCTGGGTGAGGACTGAAGTTCACTGGGAGCACTGGGTGGGGAAAAATAACATCTATCCGCCTGTGCTTGGCTTTAGCCAGCACTGGTTCCTACTCACTGGAGAACAATAAAACTCAaaatgagggtggggagagtgggaAAGGTTCTCCTCAGGTATCCTCCCCGGCAGCTTCAGCCAGTTCACCTGTAGTAGAGGAAGCCTTCTCTAGGTGATGGTGGGGCACTGGGCCTCCCGTGATCCGCACGGAACTTCCAACTCTGCACACAATGGTAAGCTGCAACCTTTTCAATTTGTTTCTTGAAGTAACACATCCATAGACCAAGCCAAGATGCCTGAGTTCGTTTCTTTGTCCTAGTCAATGCCCATGAGAGCTGAGCTCTGACTAAGAGTCCTTCGCTTTCCTCTCCTTTCTTGCTCTAGATGCCATAAAAGTGAAGAAGAGTCTGGGGGACAGAGTTCGCAGGTAAACAGCCAGGGAAGGCAG includes the following:
- the TMEM11 gene encoding transmembrane protein 11, mitochondrial isoform X1, with translation MAAWGRRRAGPGSTSSGSGGRERIILSSTECYIVHEIYNGENAQDQFEYELEQALEAQYKYIVIEPTRIGDETARWITVGNCLHKTAVLAGTACLFTPLALPVDYSHYISLPAGVLSMACCTLYGISWQFDPCCKYQVEYDAYKLSRLPLHTLTSSTPVVLVRKDDLHRKRLHNTIALAALVYCVKKIYELYVV
- the TMEM11 gene encoding transmembrane protein 11, mitochondrial isoform X2 — encoded protein: MIILSSTECYIVHEIYNGENAQDQFEYELEQALEAQYKYIVIEPTRIGDETARWITVGNCLHKTAVLAGTACLFTPLALPVDYSHYISLPAGVLSMACCTLYGISWQFDPCCKYQVEYDAYKLSRLPLHTLTSSTPVVLVRKDDLHRKRLHNTIALAALVYCVKKIYELYVV
- the TMEM11 gene encoding transmembrane protein 11, mitochondrial isoform X3, whose translation is MGPSAAQSMVGVVGRSGGGRAPPLAPDPRPGLHFPAGSGAGPGPLGGETFATRAESLQDGGVGKEARWPRQHQQWQRRIILSSTECYIVHEIYNGENAQDQFEYELEQALEAQYKYIVIEPTRIGDETARWITVGNCLHKTAVLAGTACLFTPLALPVDYSHYISLPAGVLSMACCTLYGISWQFDPCCKYQVEYDAYKLSRLPLHTLTSSTPVVLVRKDDLHRKRLHNTIALAALVYCVKKIYELYVV